In Oscillatoria sp. FACHB-1406, the DNA window CGAAAATAGCGGCGGGCTAGCCAATGCGGCAACCGCCCACGATTACGCTCATTTTTTTATGACGACCTCGGCAGCAAATTTACCGGAAGTCCTGCCTTACTTCGCGGATATCCTGTTGCACGCTGCGATTCCCGATGAAGAATTTATGCGGGAAAAAGAGGTCGTGATTGAGGAAATTCGCTCTTGTCACGACGACCCAGACTGGCTGGGATTTCAAGCGCTGTGCGATAGTTTATATCAGTGTCACGTCTACGGGCGCTCGATTTTGGGAACGGAGGAACAGATACGCTCGCGTTCTCCCAATCAAATGCGCTGCTTTCACCGCACTTATTACCAGCCGGAAAATATGACGGTGGCGATTGTCGGCGATATCGAACAGGAATCTGCGCTCTCGCTGGTCGATCGCGCTTTCCAAGACTTTAACACGCGATCGGAATGCCCGCCTACTGCCCTCAGCAACGACCCCCAAATGACGGGAATTCGCCGCACGGAACTGCGCTTACCCCGCTTGGAAATGGCGCGGTTATTAATGGCGTGGTTGGGACCGGGGGCGGACGATTTACCGGCTGCTTTTGGTATGGATTTGCTGTCGGTGTTGCTAGCGGGCGGGCGTTCTTCGCGGTTAGTCCGAGAATTGCGAGAGGAGCGGAATTTAGTTTTTGATATCGCCAGCGAGTTTTCTTTGCAGCGCGACTCTAGCCTGTTTACCGTCGTTGCTTGGCTCGAACCCCAGAATTTAGACCGCGTAGAAGCCATTATCGGCGATCGCTTCTCGCAACTGCAAGCCTTTCCCGTCGAGAGCGCAGAACTCCTGCGGGGCAAGCGCGTTCTTTGCAACGATTACGCCTTTTCAACCGAAACACCGAGTCAATTGGCTGGGTTGTACGGTTACTACAATACAATTGCCTCG includes these proteins:
- a CDS encoding pitrilysin family protein; this translates as MQQRSRSLNTLEFPANVFRFENGLTVIHQHLSTTSVVAVDVWVRAGARDEPEQWQGIAHFLEHMIFKGSSRVAPGEFDFRIENSGGLANAATAHDYAHFFMTTSAANLPEVLPYFADILLHAAIPDEEFMREKEVVIEEIRSCHDDPDWLGFQALCDSLYQCHVYGRSILGTEEQIRSRSPNQMRCFHRTYYQPENMTVAIVGDIEQESALSLVDRAFQDFNTRSECPPTALSNDPQMTGIRRTELRLPRLEMARLLMAWLGPGADDLPAAFGMDLLSVLLAGGRSSRLVRELREERNLVFDIASEFSLQRDSSLFTVVAWLEPQNLDRVEAIIGDRFSQLQAFPVESAELLRGKRVLCNDYAFSTETPSQLAGLYGYYNTIASAELSILYPTIVQQLNVDDLQDIARTYLAPDKYAATIMKQL